In Enoplosus armatus isolate fEnoArm2 chromosome 20, fEnoArm2.hap1, whole genome shotgun sequence, the sequence AATTATTTCCGAATCAATTGAATACACAAGCgtgtttttgaagttttttttgctGCTAAACGGCGGAGTGACCGTGACTACGTAGTGAGACGTCACGTGCATAAACCATCGGGATCACGTGGCCTTGCTTTGCCTACCAATTTATTACAAATAATTTCACTTATATAATTCAGAGTATTTATCatcataaataaagtttatttatttattttaataatgaaaCTGTACTTCCCGTGAGGACAaaattttacattatttcagATTCACAAAATGATATTTTCTTTGTTAATAGGTAAAAGATTGTGGACAATTTTTAAAGTGAACTTATTTCACTTTAGTAGCTATTAAGAATCTGAGGGGGTCTTTCCAGATGAGTTTCTTATCTAGCAGTGGGAATACTGTTGACTAGAAGGAGATTCCGTACAATGTGATGGAGGTGTGGCTTATAACCCAAAGTATTACTGACATAATACTTCCCTCTTGTTTCTTTCAGATGATCTCTTGTCTGCTGGCCAGGCTGAAACATTTGACTTTGCCTTCATTGATGCAGACAAAGTGAACTATGAGAAGTACTTCGAAAAGTCGCTGCAACTGTTGAGGAAAGGGGGTGTCATTGCTATTGACAATGTAAGGGCTTCACTCATGTATTCAAGGTTCAGTTCTTGCAGTAGATATTTCAAGCAGCTAATCCtctaaacttgtttttttttctcctggtccTGCAGGTGCTGTGGAGCGGAAAGGTGGTGAATCCATCCCCTGACGATGCGGACACTCTGGCCATTGACAAGCTGAACAAGAAGCTGCACCAAGATGTTCGAATCAGCCTGAGCATGCTCACAGTGGGAGATGGGCTCACACTGGCCATCAAACTATAGGACAGGTGTCTGATAAGTGTAATGATTTGTAGGCTTTGAAAGGTAACACTGATACTCTTCTTAAAGTTAGGTGAACTATTATGTGGGGTATGTGATGGTagctgtaataactttgattaaaaaaactgcacgctttttttttgtagtgcATCATTATTTAACCAAATTCAACTTATTCTCCATGCTGTCTAATTATGTATTACTGTCAAATTACAGGAGAGGATGAAGGTTGATTTCAGGACTTTATTGCAAAGACACACGCCAACACACAAACTTCTTCCTGATTAGTGTCACAGTCCTCAAAAATGGGAAGAAAAGTGGATGATTGACTCGGATATTCTTTCTCTCAAGTCACACTGAGGAAAGGAAAATCCATTTAACATTGTCTTGCAACTTAGAAGCAGGTGTTTAAGGTAGCGGAGGTCTCAAACTCATCACACAGCACAATTAAGCCTCTCTAGAAAGATAAGTGCCAGCCAATAGATTGGCTTCGATCTTGATAAGCATATTTTGTCGGAGTAACCCGCCAACAGGCAGAACATCACTactaaaatacaaataaaatgtgcaaataaaacaaaggagaAAGCGCTTAAATAAAGGTATATTCTACTGTGCAAAATAACAGCTTGGATTTACATTCTACGTTATCACACTTGAGCAAAATAAcaaggttttgttttctgaaaccATTCCTGGACATGGTGCACCGGGAGGAGGGCTTTTCTATCACTACAAAGGATAAATTGGCCGAAGGAGTAACTGATTTATAAATACacgtgatggaaacatgactacTTACTGCAACCACATTGAAAGGAGTCTGTTGGAAAGGTTTCCATGTTAACAGTGCTAGAGAActgggcttcttttttttgtcttgactTCATCTCTTTAAAATATCTGTCGCTGACCAGACAAGAAAGCTCAGGGTCAGATTCAGCTAATATTTCTCTTATTCTTAAGAAATGGCAGAGCAGACCCTCATGCCTCCAACTCCAGGCCCAGACCAAGTTTGTGACCACCAGCATTGATATTCTTCCCATCCACCAGTGCAGAGAGGAGTAGTTTCATacctgaaatacaaaaaaaaaaagttttttaagtAACTGAAAAAGAGGCCCATAGTGTTTGTAGGAGGCTTGTATATTATATTAGAAATGGTTCTCACCAGGCCGCAGGGTCTGGGTGTATCCAATTCCTACCAAGCTGGCATTATTCACCTTAGCCTggagaaaaagcaaaaacaaatttaaGCTAACAACTAACACTAAAAAGAGTACATACAGTACTGCCTACAATGCTACACAAATGtctaataaaatgtgtaaaatgtttttaattatatcTTGATATACTTTAAGTAAGCAAACAATAGTTCATGAGAAAAAAGGTGGAAATGtcttatcaaaatgtttttttaatcgtCGCACACACCAATCACTTTTTCTTTGGCTCGTGGCCTAATTTCCAACAATATTTCACTGACATGTCAACACATTTTTTAGATACCCTGCTGACAAACAGGAGGGGAAACAAAGCTTACTTGGGGaaggtaaaagacaaaaaaaaagacacttacTGATATGGAGGCACTGGAGTCTAACTGGTATTTGGCAGCAATTCCAAAGCGAGTGCCGTTGCTGCCTGCTGTCCAGGCAAGATTCACAGCAGTCTCCAGTTTGTCGTTTACCTTCTGGTAAATAGATCCACCAAACTCTGAACCATCATTTCTGAGGGGGGAGAAAGTGTAAAATGAGTAGGTATCTATACTCTTCAAACTGTTTCACCTGACAAAAATACCACATGATCAATAGATCAGTGACTTATTTGGAAAGCTATTGTTAAGTTACTCATCCTGCTTGGCTCAAATATTTGTTGATGCTAATAACGTACATATTGGTGTGGAGCTGGAAGTCCCCGGTCTTGTAACCAACGGCAAAGTTGCTCTGGGTCATCTTGGATTTGGCTGTATCAAAGGTCATCTGgtagccagccagccagccctCGTAGCCGGCCACTGCTGCTCCATGGATAGTAGGACCAGCGAAATCCAAATCTACATCGACACCGGCATTAAGGTATTCCCTTTTATAACCAGTCTTGACCTTGCCGCTCTTCttgctgtgaaaataaaaataaggaaGTGAAATTAGAAGGTTGTTCTCTCTACAATGATCGCAGGTAGTGATTTTATGGTTAACATTAACTGTAGCTTACCCAGTATTTGGTGAAAACGTAGTGTCAAAAGTAAGTTTCAGCCCTTTGGTGATCTAAAGAAGATCATTCCATCAGTCACACTTAATTTAGACCTGTTTCATTAGTGGGATGATCAGCACCATAGCAGAGCTTTCAGTTTACCTGATCCTCAACACAAATTTCTGTTCCAAGTGTGTTTTCCGTGGTCCACTTCTCTGTGAACGTCAGCCCATACTCAGCCCACTTGTACTTGGTTTCCAGGGTTCCGGTGACCTTGCTGGTGTCTACATTGGATGAGCCGGACGTTTTAAACTCCTGAAGTGAATACAAGAGGAAATTAATCTTACCTGGAAACAATACAGCAGGTTGAAGTTCATCTAATACCACTATAGTGCACTGCAGTTAAgagagtaaatacagtaaaaaggCAGATACTAATACTGATAGTgagtttaaaaaatgtatcagCTGATAGTGATTTCTAAACATACACACTTAACAAACGATTTATAGATCCCTTAAACTAAAGATATATACTGAACgggacattttactgttgaaaaataaactgtcagtgctctctgatGAATAAACtatgtttctaaatgacctcaaacatatatttggcattttggtaCTGCActttcttgttacttattggcCAACATAAATGCTGATAACATTATATCTGTGGTAACCTAAAATCAGTTAATACCTGCACCGATGTATATCTATAGTAACAACTAAACTCACCACTCCACTTGAGGACTTTGTCTTCACATCAAGCTTAACCAGTCCAAAACCTGTAAGGACAATGACAGTGAGGGACTACTTACTGGGCTTGGCAATGCATTTCAAACAGCCGGCCTGTCCTCTGAGGGTCAATAAATACACACTTATAAAACTGCCTTTTATCTTGCTTCCAGTTACCATATCCCTTATTGAAGATGTCCTTGGCTGATTTTCCAAGGTCTGCATATGTTGGAGGAACTGCCATTTTGCCTGTCacaaaaaaggacatttcagaGAGTGTAAATGATGACAGAGGACCATAAATGTGTGTACataaaagtgagaaaaacatgCATCTGTAAACTGGTGAAGCCTTTAAAAGGACAGAAATTTTAAAGTTTAACTACAACCAGGGCTGTAGCTACCACTGACTAagctgaggtcatgtcctctgtggACCATCATCTTTTCTGGGAATTTGTGCACTACAGCCACCTTGAGGGAATTTGCATTCTACAATTCcgacaatgttttatttttagaccCAATCTATTTAAAATGGACTACTTTTGGgccaacaacaaaaatataatagCGTATAACAGTAAATGAAACAGTAGAGAATTGTAGTCCTTATATTGTGAAGAAGAGGATTTAGACCTTCTTGTTGGGAAATAATTAAAGAGCTAATACATTAAGCAAATACATTTGTGAgaattaaagaatgaaaaatacaacTATTAAAAACATCTAGGAGAAGAGGCATTGGGGGAACTTGGCAGTATTTCTAAAAGCTTGGCTGCAGCTATGACTCATTTAGTTACTGGTTTTGTTTAAGATATGTTTAAACTCCAACATTACTTATTTTATTACTTAATAACAAAAGTTCTGTCACTGGCCTTAAAACATTTGTATTGTCAGACACCTGCACCACTTGATTCAGAGTCTTACGGTCTCCATTACTCTCAGATTCTGTTCTCACGTCTCCTCATTGTCAAGGTTAGACCGGAGGCTTGTCTGAAAATGTCTGCTTACAGTAACCAGGAACACGGTCGTAACGTTAGGGCTAAAGGTGTGACAGCATACCTGGCAAACCTTGCGTATTCATCTTTACCACTTCTAGTATAATTCGGCATGACGGTAATTATAAAATGCAGCCGTTAGTAGAGTAACATTTCGGATAAAATGGGGAATAATTAATGCTGAAATCTGAAATTAGAGGAACTTCCTATGAATTAGGGGCATACACAGTTGAGGATTGCACATTCGCAAATGTTACTATTCAAATAGGTGTGAACTTTGCCAATGATAAGAAATATTAACTGTCACCGGTGCCTGCTTCAGTATTTTGAAGGAGTTTGAAAACATGAGGATGGTAGGGGGCGTTTTCTAGCTAGCAAATGGGACGTTTGATAACCATCTTGCTGACATtccaacaaaatacaacatgagCAACCTAAGTAATTATAGGGCCTATTACTTACCGAGTATTACTGGTGTTGATGATTTTGCTGTCAACTTGTGAGACAGGAAAAGCGGCAGGGTCCGGTGTAGGACGATATGGAGGAGACACCGCAACAAACACCCTCCTGACCTCGGCGCCGCAGGACCCGAAATATGGCTGTTTATTTTGTGCCCGTCTGAAATCGGAGCGAGATGATAGTTTTGTAATTCACGGTCAATTAATTAAGTATTTGTTTTATGGTTCGGAAACAGCAAACGTAATTCTTGTCGTTTGCAAAAGTCAATATTTTTCATGCCAAAACATGTGCTACCAGCACACCGGCAAGTGCAAGATCTCtaaatcaccatggtaaccgATTCGCTAATGTAACGTTTTACTTAGCTTTTACTGATTGACatgatcaaacacacaaaacattacaatgccggggaaatataaaaatatacattattaatgAAGTCAAACATATAATAAATCTATAACATATAGATATTATAAGTACTTCAGGTACTTCAGTACTGCTTTCGTATTTTTCctattacactggggaacaatttgaaaaaaaaattctgttgagttagatttttatgctgattaaaactaaaattggcatgctgattccaaaattgcagtcagttttttctagcacgtcaagttttttctccacagcttaccctccagataagcaaaattccactgattagctgtagtaagacttgccagctgattacgattggactcatctacagctacgtggcaacttgtttgtgcagtcacaattgagacagtgcgatgagaggtgtgtgcagctcccaataggtcagtactatcacacacatatatgttaagtacagtatttttcatattttttaagaaaacggggatcctatagttcaaaaagttgacgtgatagagaaaaactgagatcagttttggattccgcacccaaaaattagttaaaaacagctgtcagacctaactcaacaaatattgtgttccccagtgttattgaTGTCAGTTACTGTTACATTTAGCCTTGGTGTCCATAGCTCAGTTCTTATGTAGGTTGGCTTAAATTATGTGGCCCTATCGTAGCATAAATAGCACTATTACATAAGAAAACTTAGTATGTACTTAATTAGTCCATCTCATCTCAGAagttcagtctgtctgtccccttataaaatgatcaaatgtacAAATTATTTTTGCTTCCCAAAAGAAACATTAGCTTCCGACAGTTTACTAAACTGATTATTTCTCAtgctgtgtatatatatacagtatctatccTTCTATAATGCATATTCATTATGTGGCTGTGCAGTGagtagaaataaaaaacaagcgCCTTGTCTTTGATTTCAGCTCTTTAATGatggaaatgactgaatgagACATGAAACGAGTAATGTGGCTTTGCTGGAGCatataaacacaacagcatcaTTCCCCAATGAAAGGATGTGTTGTAGACCGTCAACTCCATTTAGACTAATCATGTTTCTAACATGCTGTAATGACCAAATCAATTACAACTTACTACAGTGGCAGGTTTCGCTCAATGAAATGTAGAGGCCAATCTGAAATCAACGTTACACTTACAAAGCACATTGTGTTTCAAACAAATACATAGTTAAGAGCAACTGTAAACATATTTCTCCATGTGCATGTTGCTGTAACactgtatatgaaatataaaaatacctATTAACAattacaaaattaaataaattaatataaacaaatacatacaaatttAAGGGTCCTCTTTAAGTACTATTACTATAGATTCATGTTAAAGGATTATTAAGGAAAACTAATTCTGGTCATTTACActatgatgattaaaaaaaaaaaactattcaacAGTAAACATGAAAGATTTGGGACATTTCTACACAGAGAAACCTATCATAACCCTCAAGGTAATTGGCAAATGGAATTATATTTAAGACAGCTGGAAATAAAATCTTTGATTCCATGTTTTTGGCTGATAATGACATTTCCTTGAATGTATCTTTTCTAGGTCTGGTAAGGAAAAGGCAGGCTAagtaaacaacataaacaaagatCTGTTGTACTTTACTGTATCTTTCAGTGAGCCATCAATTACTCTGCCAAATTTagtaacattatcattattattaaaatgtaagcATATTCTCAAGGAATGAAAAAGACTTTCAAAAGATGGCcaacatctgtttctgaacatgAGAAACAATATTTCTATACAgaaaaaagcagtgaaataTAGATCTTTACATATTGCTTTAACAGTGGTCCATAGAGTTGTTTTGATGACAAACTTTTCAGTCAAGAAACCAGATGCAAACCTTGAAATAATCAATTATTGTAACTACACAGAAAATGGCAAACTGCTGTGAAAGATTAGGTACACTGCTGCCTGAGAATGTTTTGATGTGGCTTCCTTTTATCATGTGCTAACCAAATACTCTAACAGACAAGTACGTTTAAGTTGTGAGGTACTGAAAAATACAGTTCATGCTACATAAAATGATATCCCTTTAGAGGAAAAGTACGCAACCAGTAAATGAGACACATCTCACCGTGTTCGCTTTTCAAATGAAGTGAAGTGTTGATGGGGCTTTTAAGAAACTCTGTAGGgttttgtggattttgtttAATCCGCCTAAAAATGGTGACAGGGGAGGCAGGTTATAAGATGAGTCCTGGAATATAAGAAGGTATGGCTCTGTGTATCCTATCAGGCCTCGGTGCTAACAGGATCACATCAGTTGTCTTTGTTGATGAAGATATCACACACCGCCTCAGTTGGCAACTTGACAAAGTAGACGAAACAGCACAAGCTAAGTGTCTGACAGAACCGCTGATGCTGTTCATTATCCAATCAGCCTCCTCATCATAGCAGGCCTAGAGAAGGGCCAGCAGTACTCGTTGGGGACGGGCCCGTTGACGTTGCACTCAAAGAAGGAGAACATGGGGAACCAGATGCGAGCTCGTCGACTCTGCTGGTAGGCCCGGGTGTTGGCTAGAGTGTGGTAGTACAGGAAGAGTCTGGTAGTGATGTAGAATGCTATGAACACGTCGATGGAATAGTGTTCGTGTGCAGCCAAGATAAAGAAGATGCCGAAGAGATTCAGGACCCAGGACAACGTGTGAATGAAGTTCCAGCTTCGTGGAGTGTCTGTTtgtgaaataagacaaaagaaaagttgaagacacattaaacaaattatACTTTTTTGTTGAGTTTTACTACATCCAGAAATCTATCATATCCTTATGTGACAGACTATTTCTGTCTAGGTCAGACTGAGGAAGgccagtttttattttatagttgTAATACCAGTGAAGGGCACTGGGTGGCAACAAAGGGACAATGTTGCCAAATATGGTTACACAGTTTCATCCTCTATCTGTGTCTTCCGAGTGATTTATTACTTTAACCCTCTTATGTCACAATTTTTAATAACAGCTCATAAATTCCTGATTTTCATGAATTAAAGTGGACAAAATCTGGCAACCACTGTGACAATTTAAAAGAAACTGTATGTAAGTCTTAACAGAGCTATTATCTTTTAGTGAATGTTTTAGTGAAAATCAGGCTTGAGTTTAAAATCCTGTGTCGAACACAATATAACTTCTTATGATTCTAGAtatattttgattgtttttaagGAGGGTTTTAAACTGCACGTtgtgcaaataaatacatttagtaGACCTTCAACCTTCAATTCAGACCTTTAACCCAAATGATAAAGCCAAATTATAACCGaatttgtgcttgaaaaacTTTTGTTTAAGTGGTAAACAAATGCCAAACCCAATCACTAGCGGACAAACATCTCCTAAAAAGCTTAAAAATGCCTTATTCAAGCCATAATCTATACAGAACACACGGAGGAGCATAAGTAATGTTTAGAGCTTCACTTTGGTCTTTTAATGATCAAATTCAGTTATTATCAGTTATTCCATGGCCATTTCATCATAATCTTAATATCAAACGTTTAAGGGGCTTT encodes:
- the LOC139302930 gene encoding voltage-dependent anion-selective channel protein 2-like; its protein translation is MAVPPTYADLGKSAKDIFNKGYGFGLVKLDVKTKSSSGVEFKTSGSSNVDTSKVTGTLETKYKWAEYGLTFTEKWTTENTLGTEICVEDQITKGLKLTFDTTFSPNTGKKSGKVKTGYKREYLNAGVDVDLDFAGPTIHGAAVAGYEGWLAGYQMTFDTAKSKMTQSNFAVGYKTGDFQLHTNINDGSEFGGSIYQKVNDKLETAVNLAWTAGSNGTRFGIAAKYQLDSSASISAKVNNASLVGIGYTQTLRPGMKLLLSALVDGKNINAGGHKLGLGLELEA